The following coding sequences are from one Candidatus Nitrohelix vancouverensis window:
- a CDS encoding glycosyltransferase family 9 protein, which produces MPESILVLTLTRIGDLVQATPLIAGLRKKYPEAKITQVVSSDFAEFAERIPHVDETIVFDLRQFKEKQEGTLWVNVYRYLENFMDSLKGRGFDLMVNLSHSKLSAFMNLYLDMKEFIGFACNETGDRMSRHPWMQYFGIEPFNRAYNPFNLVEIFTRSGDVDPGSEAIQILPQADDEASIQNLLEEHSIQEGELLIGVQAGSSIEGRRWPTRYFAELIDRLSSEMNARVLLFGVASESSLAKDIIDTVANKEKVVDLTGRTKINQLVAMLGKCRYLVTNDTGTMHIAAALGVRIVGLFFAHAHPWETGPFAPGNIIFQSRISCAPCSYGVECNNIICIHTVKPHHVFDAMQYHHVSGNWNVDRNNSEMNVYTTDFASDNRFRLRSLMRHALTMEDVFRELYFRLWPAVLSGQEVALQWEPGESPQEIFASEYQCDEADGLIHKLEEKKTALEQLMQLARNGSKSATRLLKKVSNRQLTNTGLMQFKDDFEALDKSIAGLGWSHPELKPVADMFSKRKENFQGDDIVQLARATQACYQQLEIESLELKRLVETVDLRSRNYFKEHSSMSVDVPGK; this is translated from the coding sequence TTGCCCGAATCCATTCTCGTTCTCACTCTGACCCGCATTGGCGATCTCGTGCAGGCGACGCCGCTTATAGCGGGTCTGCGCAAGAAATATCCAGAGGCGAAAATCACACAGGTCGTTTCCTCGGATTTTGCCGAGTTTGCCGAGCGCATCCCGCATGTGGATGAAACCATCGTTTTTGATTTACGACAGTTTAAAGAAAAGCAAGAAGGCACGCTCTGGGTGAACGTTTATCGTTACCTTGAAAACTTCATGGACTCGCTCAAGGGCCGGGGCTTTGATCTGATGGTCAATCTCAGTCATTCCAAGCTCAGCGCCTTCATGAACCTTTATCTGGATATGAAAGAGTTCATTGGCTTTGCCTGCAACGAAACCGGCGACCGCATGTCGCGCCATCCCTGGATGCAGTATTTTGGCATTGAGCCTTTCAATCGCGCCTACAACCCTTTCAACCTGGTGGAAATTTTCACGCGGAGCGGCGATGTCGACCCGGGTTCCGAAGCGATTCAGATTTTGCCCCAGGCGGATGATGAAGCGTCGATTCAGAATTTGTTAGAAGAACATTCCATTCAGGAAGGCGAGTTGCTGATCGGCGTTCAGGCCGGTTCCAGCATTGAAGGACGGCGCTGGCCGACCCGCTACTTCGCCGAATTGATCGACCGATTGAGCTCTGAAATGAATGCGCGCGTTTTGCTCTTTGGCGTCGCTTCCGAATCGTCATTAGCTAAAGACATCATCGATACGGTGGCGAACAAGGAGAAGGTGGTCGACCTTACTGGAAGAACGAAGATCAATCAACTGGTCGCCATGCTCGGCAAATGCAGGTATCTGGTGACGAACGATACGGGAACCATGCACATCGCCGCCGCTTTGGGCGTGCGCATCGTCGGACTGTTCTTCGCGCATGCGCATCCCTGGGAAACCGGTCCCTTCGCTCCGGGCAATATCATTTTCCAATCGCGCATCTCCTGCGCTCCCTGTAGTTACGGAGTCGAGTGCAACAATATTATCTGTATTCACACGGTCAAGCCGCATCATGTCTTCGATGCGATGCAATATCATCATGTTTCCGGCAACTGGAATGTGGATCGAAACAATTCAGAAATGAATGTGTACACGACGGACTTTGCCTCCGACAATCGCTTTCGCCTGCGATCTCTGATGCGGCACGCTTTGACGATGGAAGATGTTTTCAGAGAATTGTATTTTCGCTTATGGCCTGCGGTGTTGAGCGGGCAGGAAGTCGCTCTGCAATGGGAGCCGGGCGAGTCGCCTCAGGAAATCTTTGCAAGCGAATATCAATGCGACGAAGCGGATGGGTTGATTCACAAGTTGGAAGAGAAAAAAACAGCTCTGGAGCAATTGATGCAGTTGGCAAGAAACGGCTCTAAATCAGCCACCCGTCTGCTCAAGAAGGTATCAAATCGTCAACTAACGAATACGGGATTGATGCAATTTAAGGATGATTTTGAAGCCCTGGACAAGAGCATTGCGGGTCTGGGCTGGTCGCATCCTGAACTCAAACCGGTCGCGGATATGTTCAGCAAGCGTAAGGAAAATTTTCAGGGAGATGATATTGTTCAACTGGCGCGCGCGACTCAGGCCTGCTATCAACAATTGGAGATTGAAAGCCTGGAACTAAAGCGGCTGGTGGAGACGGTGGATCTGAGAAGTCGGAACTATTTTAAAGAACACAGTTCCATGAGCGTCGATGTGCCCGGCAAATAA
- a CDS encoding Rne/Rng family ribonuclease, with amino-acid sequence MSKKIMLINADQPEECRAVILDDGKVENFIVEHASHEQIKGNIYLGVINRVEPAIEAAFVDFGGKKFGFMPFKDVLRENYLQTGERKAKVRIQDVLIRGQKLMVQVVKEGRDHKGPSLSNGVSIPGRFLVLVLGSGGSGISRKIEDEEERKKLRSIVEGFDLPDNMGVIIRTAGVGRTKLELQKDLQMLLKIWETLNQDINNESMTPPYLLYKEADMVLRTVRDHFTADTDEIIIDNKESYKAVRNFIKMIMPRMQSRVKLYQDVRPLFEVHGVEEQIETIYHRTVHLPSGGSIVIDVGEAMVSIDVNSGKTTSSNELESTAVRTNMEAADEVSRQLRLRDLGGLIVIDFIDMFQKKNKMMVEKQLKKAFKKDKARINLARISKFGLMEMSRQRMSPPVKEGVFEKCPRCKGAGYVRGVGALSILTLRKIQEIIGKDSVKEMRVDVSSEVVSYLLSYKMEFIRDLKEKHKVAIHFDSSPGLEFENFKFNVIEYYKEGETPPKTNTREPRADSRNGRGRVPDNRKKIAQKPRSEPRQEPAEEVRPVAEATATIDATEQEVKEGEERPRSRGRYSRSRSQRRSPQGRRPRQMRGRRRRYTRPESGRFQFNRLKTSANGALDYRKLPPNKLLNFFMPLGMKEFSQKNSELPKGPDKPKIRKDALPNVVVEIPK; translated from the coding sequence ATGTCCAAAAAAATTATGTTGATCAATGCCGATCAACCGGAGGAATGCCGAGCGGTCATTCTGGACGATGGAAAGGTTGAAAATTTCATTGTCGAGCATGCCTCGCATGAGCAGATTAAAGGGAATATTTACCTAGGCGTGATTAACCGGGTCGAGCCTGCAATTGAAGCGGCTTTTGTAGATTTCGGTGGGAAAAAATTCGGTTTCATGCCCTTCAAAGACGTGCTTCGCGAGAATTATTTGCAGACCGGCGAACGCAAGGCCAAAGTGCGCATTCAGGATGTTCTGATACGGGGTCAGAAATTGATGGTTCAAGTGGTCAAGGAGGGACGGGACCATAAAGGGCCTTCTCTTTCCAACGGCGTCTCTATACCCGGCCGATTTCTTGTATTGGTTCTTGGGAGCGGCGGTAGCGGCATCTCGCGAAAAATTGAGGATGAGGAGGAGCGTAAGAAGCTTCGTAGTATTGTCGAGGGATTTGACTTGCCGGACAACATGGGCGTCATCATCCGCACGGCAGGCGTTGGGCGAACCAAGCTGGAGTTGCAGAAAGACCTGCAGATGCTCCTGAAAATCTGGGAAACCCTGAATCAAGATATCAATAATGAATCCATGACGCCGCCTTATTTGCTTTACAAGGAAGCGGATATGGTTTTGAGGACGGTTCGCGATCATTTCACGGCAGACACCGACGAAATCATCATCGACAATAAAGAGTCCTATAAGGCAGTCAGAAATTTCATTAAAATGATCATGCCGCGCATGCAAAGCCGCGTCAAACTCTATCAGGATGTGCGCCCCCTGTTTGAAGTGCATGGCGTTGAGGAACAGATTGAAACGATCTACCACCGAACCGTTCACCTGCCATCAGGCGGTTCCATTGTCATTGATGTGGGCGAGGCGATGGTTTCCATCGACGTCAACTCCGGCAAGACCACCAGCTCGAATGAACTCGAATCCACCGCAGTGAGAACCAATATGGAAGCCGCCGATGAAGTTTCGCGTCAACTTCGTTTGCGCGATCTTGGCGGTTTGATCGTTATCGACTTCATCGACATGTTCCAGAAAAAGAACAAAATGATGGTGGAGAAACAACTCAAAAAGGCATTCAAGAAAGACAAGGCGCGAATCAATCTTGCGCGTATCTCCAAGTTTGGTTTGATGGAGATGTCTCGTCAGAGAATGTCGCCTCCTGTTAAAGAGGGCGTTTTTGAGAAATGTCCGCGTTGTAAAGGCGCAGGATATGTGCGCGGTGTGGGCGCCCTTTCCATTCTGACTCTGCGTAAAATTCAGGAAATCATTGGCAAGGATTCAGTCAAGGAAATGCGCGTAGACGTTTCGTCGGAAGTGGTTTCTTATCTATTGAGTTACAAAATGGAGTTCATCCGCGACTTGAAGGAAAAACACAAGGTTGCGATTCATTTTGATTCATCGCCAGGTCTGGAATTTGAAAACTTCAAATTCAATGTGATCGAATATTACAAGGAAGGCGAGACGCCGCCGAAAACAAATACCCGAGAACCCAGAGCGGATTCGAGGAATGGCAGAGGCCGAGTCCCTGACAACCGCAAAAAAATTGCGCAGAAGCCCCGGAGCGAGCCTCGTCAGGAACCGGCGGAGGAAGTTCGTCCTGTCGCAGAAGCAACGGCCACGATTGATGCGACGGAGCAAGAAGTAAAAGAAGGGGAGGAGCGTCCACGTTCGCGCGGTCGATACTCCCGTTCGCGTTCGCAACGAAGATCGCCTCAGGGCAGGCGTCCCCGGCAGATGCGCGGTCGGCGTCGGCGTTACACCCGGCCGGAAAGCGGTCGCTTTCAGTTCAATCGCCTGAAAACCAGCGCTAACGGCGCGCTCGATTATCGAAAACTACCGCCGAATAAGTTGTTGAACTTTTTCATGCCCTTGGGGATGAAAGAATTTTCCCAAAAGAACAGCGAGTTGCCGAAGGGGCCTGATAAACCAAAGATCAGAAAAGACGCCTTGCCAAATGTGGTGGTTGAAATACCCAAATAA
- a CDS encoding glycosyltransferase, with product MDYFDKNLKVLKAHDPALAQRVAAIPFPESLVVETSKDGYPVPKINGVYLHSAYKPLEEARKSVHIGELAEDQRVVVLGLGFGYHVHELLMQTDGSITVIEPSLQLFRALLSCRDFSDLLTSIQFYIETPPAKLFATEDPTQWNVFEHKPSLRIAPEYYKNLDQCAQALQVLGSNSLRILVVNPIYGGSLPTANYCADALRTMGHHVESVHCEDFVDSFHGIHKVTSNKGNRQILDRMFISLMGQVILAKAADCVPDLVLVLAQAPMSPETIQSLKKLDAPIAFWFVEDFRTLSYWKEIAPLYDHFFTIQRGEFFEELAESGAHNYYYLPQACHPQTHRPLDLSDEDRERYECDLSFMGAGYFNRQQSFPHLLDQDFKIWGTEWNLQTEVGERVQNKNERVSGEDTVKIYNAGKINLNLHSSICHSGVNPEGDFVNPRTFEIPACGGFQLVDERSELAELFRVDEEIAVFSSIEELKEKINYYLKHPDERLEIIAKGRARVLAEHTMAHRMREMLIHVFANQAQALKQRIQSRRDPVEQVIEEAGEGSSLAGFMENFRGVADFSLDTVMTQIENGQGKLSREETLFLMLDQVVKKED from the coding sequence ATGGATTATTTCGATAAAAATCTGAAGGTATTGAAGGCGCATGATCCTGCGCTTGCGCAACGTGTTGCGGCTATCCCCTTTCCAGAATCTCTGGTGGTGGAGACGTCGAAAGACGGCTATCCCGTCCCGAAAATCAACGGCGTTTATCTGCACAGCGCCTACAAGCCTCTGGAAGAAGCGCGCAAGTCCGTTCACATCGGAGAACTTGCCGAGGATCAGCGCGTCGTCGTGCTGGGTCTGGGATTTGGCTATCATGTCCATGAACTGTTGATGCAGACGGATGGTTCCATCACTGTGATCGAACCCTCACTTCAACTGTTTCGCGCTTTGCTGTCCTGCCGGGATTTTTCCGACCTTCTAACGAGTATTCAATTTTATATTGAAACGCCGCCCGCAAAACTATTCGCGACAGAAGACCCGACGCAATGGAACGTGTTTGAGCACAAGCCGTCCTTACGTATCGCGCCGGAGTATTACAAAAATCTGGATCAGTGCGCGCAGGCCCTGCAAGTGCTTGGCTCAAATTCTCTCCGCATTCTTGTCGTCAATCCGATCTATGGCGGTTCTTTGCCAACTGCGAACTATTGCGCCGACGCCTTGAGGACGATGGGGCATCATGTCGAATCGGTGCACTGCGAGGACTTCGTCGACAGTTTTCATGGTATTCATAAGGTCACGTCCAACAAGGGCAACCGTCAGATACTCGACCGAATGTTTATCTCGCTGATGGGGCAGGTGATTTTAGCGAAGGCGGCGGATTGCGTCCCTGATCTTGTATTGGTGTTGGCGCAGGCGCCGATGAGTCCTGAAACGATTCAGTCTCTCAAAAAACTCGATGCGCCGATTGCCTTCTGGTTCGTTGAAGATTTCCGAACCCTGTCTTATTGGAAAGAAATAGCGCCTTTATACGATCATTTTTTCACCATTCAACGCGGCGAATTTTTTGAAGAACTGGCTGAGTCGGGCGCGCATAACTATTACTACCTGCCGCAGGCCTGTCACCCGCAAACGCATCGCCCGCTGGACTTGAGCGACGAAGATCGCGAACGATACGAATGCGATCTGTCTTTCATGGGCGCGGGATATTTCAACAGGCAACAGAGCTTTCCCCATTTATTGGATCAGGATTTCAAAATCTGGGGAACCGAGTGGAATCTGCAAACAGAAGTTGGGGAGCGCGTACAGAACAAGAATGAGCGGGTCAGTGGAGAGGATACGGTTAAAATTTACAACGCGGGCAAAATAAATCTCAATCTGCATTCCTCGATTTGTCATTCCGGCGTCAACCCTGAAGGCGATTTTGTCAATCCGAGAACTTTTGAGATACCGGCTTGCGGGGGTTTTCAACTGGTCGACGAGCGAAGCGAACTGGCGGAGTTGTTTCGCGTCGACGAGGAAATCGCCGTTTTCAGTTCGATTGAAGAACTCAAAGAGAAAATCAATTATTACCTGAAACATCCCGATGAACGACTAGAGATCATCGCAAAAGGCCGCGCCCGCGTCTTGGCAGAGCACACCATGGCGCATCGTATGCGCGAGATGTTGATTCATGTTTTTGCGAATCAGGCGCAAGCGCTGAAGCAACGCATACAGTCCCGTCGCGATCCGGTCGAGCAGGTGATCGAAGAAGCGGGGGAGGGCAGTTCGCTCGCCGGGTTCATGGAAAACTTTCGCGGCGTCGCCGATTTTTCGCTCGACACCGTCATGACGCAAATAGAAAACGGGCAGGGGAAATTGAGTCGGGAGGAAACCCTGTTTCTCATGCTTGACCAGGTGGTTAAAAAGGAGGATTGA
- a CDS encoding phosphoglycerate kinase: protein MKNEIGILSLDALRPADLIGKTIFIRSDFNVPLLPHKGYYRVADDTRIRRFLDLTFKKIHELTDGKCRVIIGSHLGRPHKTKDYTGWDGIFNMQFVCSHFDTLIRERYGDAYTIFPPEIIDSQLKNSLEIFLYNRFPLGGIKFLPNLRYLLDPANPDAYRLEFIEQLANVADVYINCAFGCSHRTTKSIRMLPQVMRKENKLVVAGNLLYEEIQKLGHFGRRAIANPKKTIVVAGGAKVADKINILKQFVQTQIKSIFIGGKMVNAFLLAKDRFSDGMPLVAENLPKKLLSLDADKNKELLNEIKSAAEIMAMAEENKVEIILPVDYKVAANFEDPTFIIKDKPDFDEELQLDLGPKTIEMFTETILHENIRNIVWNGPLGAYDHPHCPSYAEGSLELAKLLFGSAIRKMELYVVIGGGDSAAILNKISMDEMKRIIKEKIKEQFSETINQELISVDFKKSDCFTLWNYFTSNFFISTGGGASLEFLEKFLKYNGQNDMASYLPGTSTLMELCSLK from the coding sequence ATGAAAAATGAAATTGGAATACTGTCGCTGGACGCCCTAAGGCCGGCTGATTTAATTGGGAAAACCATCTTCATTCGATCTGATTTCAATGTGCCCTTACTTCCCCACAAAGGGTATTACCGCGTTGCGGACGACACTCGCATTCGGCGTTTTCTGGACCTGACCTTCAAAAAAATTCATGAACTGACTGACGGAAAGTGCCGCGTCATCATTGGTTCGCATTTGGGACGTCCTCATAAAACCAAGGACTACACGGGCTGGGATGGGATTTTCAACATGCAATTTGTCTGTTCCCATTTCGACACCTTGATCCGTGAGCGCTACGGCGACGCTTATACGATTTTTCCTCCTGAAATTATTGATTCTCAATTAAAAAACTCTCTTGAAATTTTTCTATATAACCGGTTTCCGCTGGGCGGTATCAAATTTCTGCCTAATTTGAGATATTTGCTCGACCCTGCCAATCCTGACGCTTACCGGTTGGAATTCATTGAACAGCTTGCCAATGTTGCGGATGTGTATATTAATTGTGCGTTTGGGTGTAGTCATCGAACGACGAAGAGTATCCGCATGCTCCCTCAGGTTATGAGGAAAGAAAATAAACTCGTTGTCGCCGGGAATCTGCTTTATGAGGAAATTCAGAAACTGGGGCATTTTGGCCGCAGGGCAATTGCCAATCCCAAGAAGACTATAGTTGTCGCCGGCGGGGCTAAGGTTGCCGACAAGATCAATATTCTCAAACAATTCGTCCAAACGCAAATTAAATCGATCTTTATTGGCGGAAAAATGGTGAATGCCTTTTTGCTGGCAAAAGACCGTTTTTCAGACGGAATGCCGCTGGTTGCAGAAAACCTCCCGAAAAAGCTGTTATCCCTGGACGCGGACAAAAACAAAGAATTGCTCAACGAGATCAAATCGGCTGCCGAAATCATGGCGATGGCGGAGGAAAACAAGGTGGAAATCATCCTTCCGGTGGATTACAAAGTCGCCGCCAATTTCGAAGACCCCACCTTTATCATCAAAGACAAGCCAGATTTTGACGAAGAATTGCAACTCGACCTCGGCCCCAAGACCATTGAAATGTTCACTGAAACGATTCTTCATGAAAATATCAGGAACATCGTCTGGAATGGCCCTTTGGGCGCCTACGATCACCCGCACTGCCCTTCCTACGCCGAAGGCTCGTTGGAACTGGCCAAACTGCTTTTTGGATCGGCGATTCGAAAAATGGAATTGTATGTGGTGATTGGCGGCGGGGATTCTGCGGCGATCCTCAACAAAATCTCAATGGATGAGATGAAACGGATCATCAAGGAAAAAATCAAGGAGCAATTTTCCGAGACTATCAATCAGGAATTGATCTCTGTCGATTTCAAAAAGAGCGACTGCTTCACGCTCTGGAATTACTTCACGAGCAATTTTTTCATTTCCACCGGCGGCGGCGCTTCTCTCGAGTTTCTCGAAAAATTCCTCAAATACAACGGTCAGAACGATATGGCCAGTTATTTGCCGGGCACATCGACGCTCATGGAACTGTGTTCTTTAAAATAG
- a CDS encoding formylglycine-generating enzyme family protein yields MKRISGFILLLLFVASCQGNKPDDMVLIPASKFQFGIDPVRTKEFFNLPQSSGANAQPARVIHLDSFYIDRYEVSYQDFIKFKPKAKYETISVLEPVRGVSWFEADAYCMWRGKRLPSEREWEKAARGSDGFLFTWGNAYQDEYANFSQTVRPVGQTPHDISPYKIHDLNGNVAEWTDDWYQAYPDSDHKDPNFGKTFKVTRGGAIRKNDHGFMKEFSMVSFRNFAPPHLRFWDTGFRCAQSL; encoded by the coding sequence TTGAAGCGCATTTCTGGATTCATTTTACTGCTTTTGTTCGTCGCGTCCTGTCAGGGTAACAAACCGGATGACATGGTCCTGATTCCTGCGAGCAAGTTCCAGTTTGGCATCGATCCCGTCAGGACAAAAGAGTTCTTCAACCTTCCACAATCGTCCGGCGCCAACGCTCAACCTGCAAGAGTGATTCATCTCGACTCATTTTACATCGACCGCTATGAAGTCAGCTATCAGGATTTTATCAAATTCAAACCGAAGGCAAAATATGAAACAATTTCGGTCTTGGAACCGGTTCGGGGGGTCAGTTGGTTCGAGGCGGACGCCTATTGCATGTGGCGTGGCAAACGACTTCCCAGCGAACGGGAATGGGAGAAAGCGGCGCGGGGAAGCGATGGTTTTCTATTCACCTGGGGGAATGCCTATCAGGATGAGTATGCCAACTTCAGTCAGACGGTTCGACCCGTCGGCCAGACCCCGCACGATATCAGCCCCTATAAAATTCATGATCTGAATGGCAATGTCGCAGAATGGACCGACGACTGGTATCAAGCCTATCCAGATTCAGACCATAAAGACCCCAATTTTGGCAAGACCTTCAAAGTCACTCGCGGCGGAGCGATCCGAAAAAACGACCATGGATTCATGAAAGAATTCAGCATGGTCTCTTTTCGGAATTTTGCCCCACCCCACTTGAGATTCTGGGATACCGGGTTTCGTTGCGCCCAGTCCCTTTAA